Proteins found in one Drosophila innubila isolate TH190305 chromosome X, UK_Dinn_1.0, whole genome shotgun sequence genomic segment:
- the LOC117791886 gene encoding uncharacterized protein LOC117791886, translated as MSGKDIDILRELNDNEVDELMQLYDNKYGPLNFHYLLLYNQRKWDRQLEAAGISKDDKAYISMRKRFYTHRKGDFRKFGTYVSLHKDIVQSVSFFSWQSEESQELFECLKQTERIEWASGALLTNVDLNFCARVKDLAMRKGAGGIQARECFGMVLPHDEARSVNVPDLLSDFELRALNDNDAQTVHTIWPNKGEGSLEYLRALIRFNRTLGACRSDTGELIAWILQNDFSGLGMLQVLPKVERRGLGGLLAAAMTKRIAKGEQVTLTAWIVTSNWRSEALLSRIGYRKGIVNEWIKLLPA; from the exons atgagCGGTAAGGATATCGATATATTGCGCGAGCTTAACGATAATGAAGTTGATGAGTTGATGCAGTTGTATGACAACAAATACGGTCCACTTAACTTCcactatttgttgttgtacaacCAACGTAAATGGGATCGGCAGTTGGAGGCGGCAGGGATTTCCAAGGATGACAAAGCTTACATATCGATGCGCAAACGATTCTATACGCATCGGAAAGGGGATTTCCGAAAATTTGGCACTTATGTGAGTCTACACAAGGATATCGTGCAGAGTGTCTCATTCTTCAGCTGGCAATCGGAGGAGTCGCAGGAGTTGTTCGAATGCCTGAAGCAAACCGAACGCATTGAATGGGCATCGGGTGCATTGCTCACCAATGTTGATTTGAACTTTTGCGCACGTGTCAAGGATCTGGCCATGCGAAAGGGAGCGGGGGGCATCCAGGCACGCGAATGTTTTGGCATGGTGTTGCCACACGACGAGGCGCGATCCGTTAACGTGCCCGATTTGTTATCGGACTTTGAACTGCGAGCGCTTAACGATAACGATGCGCAAACTGTGCATACGATTTGGCCTAACAAAGGCGAAGGATCTCTTGAGTATCTACGTGCGCTAATCAGATTCAATAGGACACTCGGCGCCTGTCGGAGCGACACTGGCGAACTGATCGCCTGGATACTTCAAAACGATTTCTCAGGATTAGG aATGCTGCAGGTGCTGCCCAAGGTGGAACGTCGTGGTCTAGGCGGACTCCTGGCTGCCGCGATGACCAAGCGGATTGCCAAGGGGGAACAGGTGACGCTCACCGCATGGATTGTGACCAGCAATTGGCGTTCGGAGGCGCTGCTCTCTCGGATTGGCTACCGCAAAGGTATCGTCAACGAGTGGATTAAACTGTTGCCCgcctaa